In Halapricum desulfuricans, a single window of DNA contains:
- a CDS encoding oligosaccharide flippase family protein yields MPRDSDIDEAERDALVTIAHGAVVTSGAVSAQRALSTATEFVLARGLGPVAYGVYALAWRIAQVLTRLVTFGSVPALQRFLPAAEDSDERSRVVGLAYVTTLGFGVVFAAGLWVLAPVLGARLEIEPAFVPALRLFGLLVGLFGLVMVIAATFRAIGSARGEVLFNKLLRPSARLTGAAIALALGYSVVGVAGAIVACMLAVVIVGVPASIRSTGIVPRVRGVRGEARRFYNHAGPVAMSSLGKVFQNRADILLVGALLTTVDAGTYNVVLVLISLAWIPLLSFNQLLPPVASDLYADDRMETLNAVYSSITRLIVTTVLPFLAVLGVYGERLLVVFGSTYARGYVPLVVYLGGVFVGSAVGATGWLLMMTDHQYARMALDWLLAVLNVALTYAFTVRYGLVGAALGTSLAIATQNGLQVLLLRRFEGLFPFDRSFLRPLAAGGVMVAAMLAVRASLSGPAAVAVGTAVGLASYLLALFLVGLDPRDRLVVAELATQYRETIAETLVR; encoded by the coding sequence GTGCCACGAGATTCCGACATCGACGAGGCCGAACGAGACGCGCTTGTCACGATCGCCCACGGTGCCGTCGTCACCTCCGGGGCCGTGTCGGCCCAGCGGGCCCTGTCGACCGCGACCGAGTTCGTCCTCGCACGCGGACTCGGTCCCGTCGCCTACGGGGTGTACGCGCTGGCCTGGCGGATCGCGCAGGTCCTGACGCGGCTGGTCACGTTCGGGAGCGTCCCCGCGCTCCAGCGGTTTCTCCCCGCGGCCGAGGACAGCGACGAGCGCTCTCGCGTGGTCGGACTGGCCTACGTGACGACGCTCGGGTTCGGGGTCGTCTTCGCGGCCGGCCTCTGGGTACTCGCTCCGGTGCTCGGGGCGCGTCTCGAGATCGAACCGGCGTTCGTGCCGGCGCTGCGGCTGTTCGGACTGCTCGTCGGACTCTTCGGGCTCGTGATGGTTATCGCGGCGACGTTCCGGGCGATCGGCTCCGCTCGCGGGGAAGTCCTGTTCAACAAGCTCCTGCGACCGTCGGCGCGGCTCACCGGCGCAGCGATCGCGCTGGCGCTGGGCTATTCGGTCGTCGGCGTCGCGGGCGCGATCGTCGCCTGCATGCTCGCAGTGGTCATCGTCGGCGTCCCCGCGTCGATCCGTTCGACCGGTATCGTCCCACGGGTTCGCGGGGTCCGCGGCGAGGCGAGACGCTTCTACAACCACGCCGGACCGGTCGCGATGAGCAGCCTCGGGAAGGTGTTTCAAAACCGGGCCGACATCCTGCTGGTCGGCGCGCTGTTGACGACCGTCGACGCCGGGACGTACAACGTCGTGCTCGTGTTGATCTCGCTGGCCTGGATCCCGCTTCTGTCGTTCAATCAGCTGTTGCCGCCGGTCGCCTCGGACCTGTACGCCGACGACCGCATGGAAACGTTGAACGCCGTCTACTCGTCGATCACCCGACTCATCGTCACGACAGTGCTGCCGTTTCTCGCCGTGCTCGGCGTCTACGGGGAGCGACTGCTCGTCGTCTTCGGCTCGACGTACGCACGTGGGTACGTCCCGCTGGTCGTGTATCTCGGCGGCGTGTTCGTCGGCAGCGCCGTCGGCGCGACCGGCTGGCTGCTGATGATGACCGACCACCAGTACGCCCGGATGGCGCTGGACTGGCTGCTGGCCGTGCTGAACGTCGCGCTGACCTACGCGTTCACCGTCAGATACGGCCTGGTCGGCGCAGCGCTGGGGACGTCGCTGGCGATCGCCACACAGAACGGACTGCAGGTGCTGTTGCTCCGCCGGTTCGAGGGACTGTTCCCGTTCGATCGGTCGTTCCTGCGGCCGCTGGCCGCTGGGGGTGTGATGGTCGCGGCGATGCTCGCAGTGCGGGCGTCGCTGTCCGGTCCGGCTGCTGTCGCAGTCGGGACGGCTGTCGGACTTGCGAGCTACCTGCTCGCGCTGTTCCTCGTTGGTCTCGATCCACGGGACAGACTCGTCGTCGCGGAACTGGCAACGCAGTACCGTGAAACGATCGCGGAGACGCTGGTGCGGTGA
- a CDS encoding NADH-quinone oxidoreductase subunit N, giving the protein MDPFVNLPDWTALAPMLAFAATALALFLLDSIEPESDSLSLTVLTGAGLVGSLAAVVLSGWFLAEGVSVELFDSAYVVDEMSLFFTALFGSVTALVVLGSHDYIADEPYQAEYYSLVFLAATGMAMVASANSLAAAFVAVELVSLPSYALVAYLKHNRGSVEAGLKYFLVGALSSAIFIYGISLVYGATGVMRFDLIAEAIATDALTGGPGILGLGILMVIGGIAFKTAAVPFHFWAPEAYEGAPAPIAGFLSSASKAAGFVLAFRAFTVAFPLEAVSGTFDWTLAFLILSIVTMTLGNFAAATQEKVKRMLAYSSIGHAGYVLMALAAFSGTGTEGLLAGVSNDSLVLGAGMLHLLVYGFMNTGAFLFVALAEYWGVGRRFEDYNGLWRDAPIASVAMTVFLFSLAGLPVGAGFLSKYVLFMGVIGAGLWWLVVIALINSALSLYYYSRLVKALWIETPETPREIDSYPTGIYAAVVGAAVVTVLLLPGFGIVAEEAIAAVGALL; this is encoded by the coding sequence ATGGATCCGTTCGTCAATCTCCCTGACTGGACTGCGCTGGCACCGATGCTCGCTTTCGCCGCCACGGCGCTGGCGCTGTTCCTGCTCGACAGTATCGAGCCGGAATCGGACTCGCTGAGCCTGACGGTCCTGACCGGCGCCGGACTGGTCGGCTCGCTGGCCGCCGTAGTGCTCTCGGGCTGGTTCCTCGCGGAGGGCGTGTCCGTCGAACTGTTCGACAGCGCGTATGTCGTCGACGAGATGAGCCTGTTCTTCACGGCGCTGTTCGGCAGCGTGACCGCCCTCGTCGTGCTCGGCAGTCACGATTACATCGCCGACGAGCCCTATCAGGCGGAGTATTACTCGCTGGTCTTCCTGGCGGCGACCGGGATGGCGATGGTCGCCTCAGCGAACAGTCTGGCCGCCGCGTTCGTCGCCGTCGAGCTCGTCTCGCTGCCGTCCTACGCGCTCGTGGCTTATCTCAAGCACAACCGCGGCTCGGTCGAGGCCGGCCTGAAGTACTTCCTCGTCGGCGCGCTGTCCTCTGCGATCTTCATCTACGGGATCAGCCTCGTGTACGGCGCGACGGGCGTGATGCGGTTCGACCTGATCGCCGAGGCGATCGCTACTGACGCGCTCACCGGCGGGCCGGGAATCCTCGGACTCGGCATCCTGATGGTCATCGGCGGGATCGCGTTCAAGACCGCCGCCGTTCCGTTCCACTTCTGGGCACCCGAGGCGTACGAGGGCGCGCCCGCGCCGATCGCCGGTTTCCTCTCCTCGGCCTCGAAGGCGGCCGGGTTCGTGCTCGCGTTCCGCGCGTTCACCGTCGCGTTCCCGCTCGAGGCGGTCTCGGGGACCTTCGACTGGACGCTGGCGTTTCTGATCCTGTCGATCGTGACGATGACGCTGGGTAACTTCGCGGCCGCGACCCAGGAGAAGGTCAAGCGAATGTTGGCCTACTCCTCGATCGGCCACGCGGGGTACGTCCTGATGGCGCTGGCCGCGTTCTCGGGCACAGGCACGGAGGGCCTGCTCGCGGGCGTGAGCAACGACAGTCTCGTGCTCGGTGCCGGCATGCTGCACCTGCTGGTCTACGGCTTCATGAACACCGGCGCGTTCCTGTTCGTCGCGCTGGCGGAGTACTGGGGCGTCGGCCGACGGTTCGAGGACTACAACGGGCTCTGGCGGGACGCGCCGATCGCCTCCGTCGCGATGACGGTCTTCCTGTTCAGTCTGGCCGGGCTGCCCGTCGGCGCGGGCTTCCTCTCGAAGTACGTCCTCTTCATGGGCGTGATCGGAGCCGGCCTGTGGTGGCTGGTCGTCATCGCGCTGATCAACAGCGCGCTGAGCCTGTACTACTACTCGCGGCTGGTCAAGGCGCTGTGGATCGAGACGCCTGAGACCCCCCGGGAGATCGACTCCTACCCGACCGGCATCTACGCCGCGGTCGTCGGCGCGGCCGTCGTGACGGTCCTGCTGTTGCCCGGGTTCGGCATCGTCGCGGAGGAAGCGATCGCCGCCGTCGGCGCACTGCTCTGA
- a CDS encoding complex I subunit 4 family protein, giving the protein MLIEALLVATLLAAGVVAFAPDRYAGKLAAALSLLPLVGSLWLWLDFEGSGNALLDGGEIAYETTIEWMDIGYTLQWHVGLDGVSLPLVVLTTILTTAAIVSAWTPIDERESQFYGLVLLLEFGLLGVFAALDFFLWFVFWEVVLVPMYFLIAIWGGPRRKYAAIKFFVYTNVASLIMFVGFLTLVFAMGDSVTTLGLPEVAQALQAGGAVGSIAGFAPETVKLFAFALMFFGFAVKVPIVPVHTWLPDAHVEAPTPVSVLLAGVLLKMGTYALLRFNFTMLPDVATDYAEIIAAIAVISVIYGAMLALAQQDLKRIVAYSSISSMGYVILGLVAYTTYGIGGATFQMISHGFISGLMFMVVGVIYNETHTRMVGDMSGMADRMPWTVGIFVAAAFGYMGLPLMSGFAAEVFVFLGSFDAPYLSAAPLFTAAAMFGIVIVAGYLLWAMQRTLFGEFDLGTDYEVGRAPLHDVAPLAVLLACVIVLGVNPDLFMGMIQDAIDPIVDSLGGGV; this is encoded by the coding sequence ATGTTGATCGAAGCGCTGCTGGTCGCGACGCTGCTTGCCGCCGGCGTGGTGGCGTTCGCCCCCGACCGGTACGCGGGCAAACTCGCGGCCGCGCTCAGTCTCCTGCCGCTTGTCGGCAGTCTCTGGCTGTGGCTGGACTTCGAGGGCAGCGGCAACGCCCTGCTCGACGGCGGCGAGATCGCCTACGAGACGACGATCGAGTGGATGGACATCGGCTACACGCTCCAGTGGCACGTCGGACTGGACGGCGTGAGCCTGCCGCTGGTCGTGCTGACGACGATCCTGACGACCGCGGCCATCGTCAGCGCCTGGACGCCGATCGACGAGCGCGAGTCGCAGTTCTACGGGCTCGTGCTCCTGCTTGAGTTCGGGCTGCTCGGCGTGTTCGCGGCGCTTGACTTCTTCCTGTGGTTCGTCTTCTGGGAGGTCGTGCTCGTGCCGATGTACTTCCTGATCGCCATCTGGGGCGGCCCGCGCCGCAAGTACGCGGCGATCAAGTTCTTCGTCTACACGAACGTCGCGAGCCTGATCATGTTCGTCGGGTTCCTGACGCTCGTGTTCGCGATGGGCGATAGCGTGACGACGCTCGGTCTGCCCGAGGTCGCACAGGCGCTGCAGGCCGGCGGTGCCGTCGGCTCGATCGCCGGCTTCGCCCCCGAGACGGTCAAGCTGTTCGCGTTCGCGCTAATGTTCTTCGGGTTCGCGGTGAAGGTCCCGATCGTGCCGGTCCACACGTGGCTGCCTGACGCCCACGTCGAGGCCCCGACGCCGGTGTCGGTGCTTTTGGCCGGCGTGCTGCTGAAGATGGGGACCTACGCCCTGCTGCGGTTCAACTTCACGATGCTTCCGGACGTCGCGACCGACTACGCCGAGATCATCGCCGCGATCGCCGTGATCAGCGTGATCTACGGCGCGATGCTCGCGCTCGCACAGCAGGACCTCAAGCGGATCGTGGCCTACTCCTCGATCTCCTCGATGGGCTATGTCATCCTCGGACTGGTCGCGTACACGACCTACGGGATCGGCGGGGCGACCTTCCAGATGATCTCCCATGGGTTCATCTCCGGGCTGATGTTCATGGTCGTCGGCGTCATCTACAACGAGACCCACACCCGGATGGTCGGCGATATGTCCGGGATGGCCGACCGGATGCCCTGGACGGTCGGGATCTTCGTCGCCGCCGCCTTCGGCTACATGGGGCTGCCGCTGATGAGCGGCTTCGCCGCCGAGGTGTTCGTCTTCCTCGGATCCTTCGACGCGCCGTATCTCTCGGCCGCGCCGCTGTTCACGGCCGCGGCGATGTTCGGCATCGTCATCGTGGCGGGCTACCTGCTGTGGGCCATGCAGCGCACGCTCTTCGGGGAGTTCGACCTCGGGACCGACTACGAGGTCGGTCGCGCGCCGCTGCACGATGTCGCACCGCTGGCCGTCCTGCTCGCCTGTGTGATCGTCCTCGGAGTCAACCCCGACCTCTTCATGGGGATGATCCAGGACGCGATCGATCCGATCGTCGATAGCCTCGGAGGTGGTGTCTGA
- the nuoL gene encoding NADH-quinone oxidoreductase subunit L has translation MTWVYDLVPAIALLPLVSFVVALFAGKYLPKKGALAGIAATGGSLVLSLLVALTVATSDGADAGYNETLYTFLEGSSSAPFSLELGVLVDPLSALMLVVVSLISFLVHVFSLGYMNDEGETGLPRYYAGLGLFSFSMLAFVFASNILMAFMFFELVGLCSYLLIGFWFREAGPPSAAKKAFIVTRFGDYFFLVGVVAIFATFGTGAFAGSESFPHLAEQALQGEHAVNTFLGLGEQAWFTVVGLLVLGGVIGKSAQFPLHTWLPDAMEGPTPVSALIHAATMVAAGVFLVARMYGFYALSPTALGVIAFIGGFTALFAATMGVVKQELKQVLAYSTISQYGYMMLALGGGGYVAAVFHLTTHAVFKALLFLGAGSVIIAMHHNENMWDMGGLKERMPVTYWTFLSGSLALAGIFPFAGFWSKDEVLYETLVHGLGESPLLLGGYAMGLLAVAFTGFYTFRMVFLTFHGEPRTDLAEDPEPVRWNVKGPLVVLGVLAATLGAINMVPVKKLTGANIDFLHQFLDYGPESYLTGVHHYAELLETEAFAGYGAADIGTTGLLVSAGLSLGLALAGAGLAYRLYNVPEPVEHTDRLGRVKTLLMHNYYQDEFQVWLATGLTVPAAKAADTFDQGIIDGVVDGISTASRAAGRGVRRIQTGVVRNYVALLTLGLILLVGFFGVTGGWF, from the coding sequence ATGACCTGGGTATACGATCTCGTTCCGGCGATCGCGCTCCTGCCGCTGGTATCGTTCGTCGTCGCGCTGTTCGCGGGCAAATACCTGCCCAAGAAGGGCGCGCTGGCTGGTATCGCCGCGACCGGCGGCTCGCTGGTGCTGTCGCTGCTCGTGGCGCTGACGGTCGCGACCAGTGACGGTGCCGACGCGGGCTACAACGAGACGCTGTACACGTTCCTCGAGGGGAGCAGTTCGGCCCCGTTCTCGCTGGAACTGGGCGTGCTGGTCGACCCGCTCTCGGCGCTCATGCTGGTCGTCGTCTCGCTCATTTCGTTCCTCGTGCACGTCTTCTCGCTGGGCTACATGAACGACGAGGGCGAGACCGGACTGCCGCGGTATTACGCCGGGCTCGGCCTGTTCAGCTTCTCGATGCTCGCCTTCGTGTTCGCCAGCAACATCCTGATGGCGTTCATGTTCTTCGAACTGGTCGGGCTCTGTTCGTACCTGCTGATCGGCTTCTGGTTCCGCGAGGCCGGTCCGCCCAGCGCCGCCAAAAAGGCGTTCATTGTCACCCGGTTCGGTGACTACTTCTTCCTCGTGGGCGTCGTCGCGATCTTCGCGACGTTCGGGACCGGCGCGTTCGCCGGCAGCGAGAGCTTCCCACATCTGGCCGAACAGGCCCTGCAGGGCGAACACGCTGTCAACACGTTCCTCGGACTCGGCGAGCAGGCGTGGTTCACCGTCGTCGGCCTGCTCGTGCTCGGTGGCGTGATCGGCAAATCCGCGCAGTTCCCGCTACATACGTGGCTGCCCGACGCGATGGAAGGCCCCACGCCCGTCTCGGCGCTGATCCACGCGGCGACGATGGTCGCGGCCGGCGTCTTCCTCGTCGCCCGGATGTACGGCTTCTACGCGCTCTCGCCGACCGCGCTGGGCGTCATCGCCTTCATCGGCGGGTTCACCGCCCTGTTCGCGGCGACGATGGGCGTCGTCAAACAGGAACTCAAGCAGGTGCTCGCCTACTCGACGATCTCTCAGTACGGGTATATGATGCTCGCGCTGGGCGGTGGCGGCTACGTCGCCGCCGTGTTCCACCTGACGACCCACGCCGTGTTCAAAGCCCTTCTGTTCCTCGGTGCCGGGTCGGTCATCATCGCCATGCACCACAACGAGAACATGTGGGACATGGGCGGCCTGAAAGAGAGGATGCCGGTCACCTACTGGACGTTCCTGTCGGGGTCGCTCGCGCTCGCGGGGATCTTCCCGTTCGCGGGCTTCTGGTCGAAAGACGAGGTGCTCTACGAGACGCTCGTCCACGGACTGGGCGAGAGTCCGCTGTTGCTCGGTGGGTACGCCATGGGGCTGCTCGCGGTCGCGTTCACCGGCTTCTACACCTTCCGGATGGTCTTTCTCACCTTCCACGGCGAACCGCGGACCGACCTCGCCGAGGACCCCGAGCCGGTCCGCTGGAACGTCAAGGGCCCGCTGGTCGTCCTGGGCGTGCTCGCGGCGACGCTGGGTGCGATCAACATGGTTCCGGTGAAGAAGCTGACCGGGGCGAACATCGACTTCCTTCACCAGTTCCTCGACTACGGTCCCGAGTCGTACCTGACCGGCGTCCACCACTACGCGGAACTGCTGGAGACCGAGGCGTTCGCGGGCTACGGCGCGGCCGACATCGGCACGACCGGCCTGCTGGTCTCGGCGGGACTCTCACTGGGACTGGCGCTCGCGGGTGCCGGGCTGGCTTACCGGCTGTACAACGTGCCCGAACCGGTCGAGCACACTGACAGACTCGGTCGCGTCAAGACGCTTCTCATGCACAACTACTACCAGGACGAGTTCCAGGTGTGGCTCGCGACGGGACTGACGGTCCCGGCCGCGAAAGCCGCCGACACGTTCGATCAGGGAATCATCGACGGCGTCGTCGACGGGATCAGCACCGCGAGCCGCGCAGCCGGACGCGGCGTGCGGCGGATCCAGACCGGCGTCGTGCGTAACTACGTCGCCCTGCTGACGCTTGGGCTGATCCTGCTCGTCGGCTTCTTCGGCGTCACGGGAGGGTGGTTCTGA
- the nuoK gene encoding NADH-quinone oxidoreductase subunit NuoK — MIETQWYLLLSAGVFSIGLLGILVRENALIYLMSVELMLNAANINLVAFSLQHGNLTGQVFALFGMALAAAEVAIGLGIILVLYRNFETIDVSVPTTMRW, encoded by the coding sequence GTGATCGAGACCCAGTGGTACCTGCTGCTGTCGGCCGGGGTCTTCTCGATCGGCCTGCTCGGAATTCTCGTTCGGGAGAACGCGCTGATCTATCTGATGTCCGTCGAGTTGATGCTCAACGCCGCGAACATCAACCTCGTCGCGTTCTCGCTCCAGCACGGCAACCTCACCGGGCAGGTCTTCGCCCTGTTCGGGATGGCGCTGGCCGCGGCCGAGGTGGCTATCGGTCTGGGCATCATCCTCGTGTTGTATCGCAACTTCGAGACGATCGACGTGAGCGTTCCAACGACGATGCGGTGGTAA
- a CDS encoding NADH-quinone oxidoreductase subunit J, translating into MVYETLAFALFALVTLGSSLGVVLVRDVWHSALLLGMALLSVAVHFVLAQAPFLAVMQVLVYVGGVLILITFAVMLTRKQTETDDSEVVA; encoded by the coding sequence ATGGTGTATGAGACACTGGCTTTTGCGCTGTTTGCCCTCGTCACGCTCGGATCGAGTCTGGGCGTCGTGTTGGTGCGTGACGTGTGGCATTCGGCGCTGTTGCTCGGGATGGCGCTTCTGAGCGTCGCCGTCCACTTCGTGCTGGCGCAAGCGCCGTTCCTGGCAGTGATGCAGGTCCTCGTGTACGTCGGCGGGGTCCTGATCCTGATCACCTTCGCCGTGATGCTCACGCGCAAACAGACAGAGACGGACGACAGCGAGGTGGTCGCATGA
- a CDS encoding CDC48 family AAA ATPase, with protein MKLTVKPLKQKDAGRGLAAIDRVAMDELDLENGDYIVIEGRQSGRAVARVWPGYPEDSGEGIVRIDGRLRQEANVGIDDTVEIEKADVKPARSITVALPQNLRVRGNIAPHVRNKLSGQAVTQGQTVPFSLGLGPISNVGGQKIPLKIAETDPEGTVVVTDQTEIEISEQPAEQITGGPQQEERETPSVTYEDIGGLDEELEQVREMIELPMRHPELFQQLGIEPPKGVLLHGPPGTGKTLMAKAVANEIDAYFTTISGPEIMSKFYGESEEQLREVFDEAEENAPAIVFIDELDSIAPKRGETSGDVERRVVAQLLSLMDGLEERGDVIVIGATNRVDAVDPALRRGGRFDREIEIGVPDRDGRKEILQVHTRGMPLDEEIDLDHYAENTHGFVGADLEQLSKEAAMNALRRIRPQIDLEADEIDAEILESMEVSETDFKEALKGIEPSALREVFVEVPDVSWEDVGGLGDTKERLRETIQWPLEYPEVFEQMDMQAAKGVLLYGPPGTGKTLLAKAVANEAQSNFISVKGPELLNKYVGESEKGVREVFEKARSNAPTVVFFDEIDSIAGERGQGMGDSGVGERVVSQLLTELDGIEDLEDVVVVATTNRPDLIDPALLRPGRLDRHVHVPVPDEEARRKIFEVHTQDKPLAEDVDLDELAAETDGYVGADIEALCREASMAASREFINSVSPEEVDDSVSNVRIGREHFEDAMDEVGPSVDQETRERYEQIEERFDTRESELEESGNVGRTFQ; from the coding sequence ATGAAACTCACTGTCAAACCACTCAAGCAGAAGGACGCGGGTCGGGGACTCGCCGCGATCGATCGGGTCGCGATGGATGAACTCGATCTGGAGAACGGCGATTACATTGTCATCGAGGGGCGGCAGAGCGGTCGCGCCGTCGCGCGCGTCTGGCCGGGCTATCCCGAGGACAGCGGCGAGGGAATCGTCCGGATCGACGGGCGACTCCGGCAGGAAGCCAACGTCGGGATCGACGACACCGTCGAGATCGAAAAGGCCGATGTCAAGCCCGCCCGGTCGATCACCGTCGCACTGCCGCAGAACCTCCGCGTGCGCGGGAACATCGCTCCCCACGTCCGCAACAAGCTCAGCGGTCAGGCCGTCACGCAGGGTCAGACCGTCCCGTTCTCGCTGGGATTGGGGCCGATCTCGAACGTCGGCGGGCAGAAGATCCCGCTGAAGATCGCCGAGACCGATCCCGAGGGAACGGTCGTCGTGACAGACCAGACCGAGATCGAGATCAGCGAACAGCCGGCCGAGCAGATCACCGGCGGACCTCAGCAGGAAGAGCGAGAGACGCCCAGCGTCACCTACGAGGACATCGGTGGGCTGGACGAGGAGCTCGAACAGGTCCGGGAGATGATCGAACTCCCGATGCGCCACCCCGAGCTCTTCCAGCAGCTGGGGATCGAACCCCCCAAGGGCGTCCTGCTGCACGGCCCGCCGGGTACCGGCAAGACGCTGATGGCGAAAGCCGTCGCTAACGAGATCGACGCCTACTTTACGACGATCTCGGGCCCGGAGATCATGTCGAAGTTCTACGGCGAGAGCGAAGAGCAACTCCGCGAGGTCTTCGACGAGGCCGAGGAGAACGCGCCGGCGATCGTCTTCATCGACGAACTCGACTCGATCGCGCCCAAGCGCGGCGAGACCTCCGGCGACGTCGAGCGCCGGGTCGTCGCCCAGCTCCTGAGCCTGATGGACGGGCTCGAGGAGCGCGGCGACGTCATCGTCATCGGCGCGACCAACCGCGTGGACGCCGTCGATCCCGCGCTGCGGCGCGGGGGCCGATTCGACCGGGAGATCGAGATCGGCGTCCCCGACCGCGACGGTCGCAAGGAGATCCTGCAGGTCCACACTCGTGGGATGCCCCTCGACGAGGAGATCGACCTCGACCACTACGCCGAGAACACCCACGGCTTCGTCGGGGCCGACCTCGAACAGCTGAGCAAGGAGGCCGCGATGAACGCCTTGCGGCGGATCCGCCCGCAGATCGACCTGGAGGCCGACGAGATCGACGCCGAGATCCTTGAGTCGATGGAGGTCTCCGAGACCGACTTCAAGGAGGCGCTGAAGGGGATCGAACCGTCGGCGCTGCGGGAGGTCTTCGTCGAGGTCCCGGACGTCTCCTGGGAAGACGTGGGCGGTCTCGGAGACACCAAAGAGCGCCTGCGAGAGACGATCCAGTGGCCACTGGAGTACCCGGAGGTCTTCGAGCAGATGGACATGCAGGCCGCGAAGGGCGTCCTGCTGTACGGCCCGCCGGGCACTGGCAAGACGCTGCTGGCCAAGGCCGTCGCTAACGAGGCCCAGAGTAACTTCATCTCCGTGAAGGGGCCGGAACTGCTCAACAAGTACGTCGGGGAAAGCGAGAAAGGCGTTCGGGAGGTCTTCGAGAAGGCCCGGTCGAACGCCCCCACGGTCGTGTTCTTCGACGAGATCGACTCGATCGCCGGCGAACGCGGCCAGGGTATGGGCGATTCCGGCGTCGGTGAACGCGTCGTCTCCCAGTTGCTGACCGAACTCGACGGGATCGAGGACCTGGAGGACGTCGTCGTCGTCGCGACGACGAACCGGCCGGACCTGATCGACCCGGCGCTGTTGCGTCCGGGTCGGCTGGATCGACACGTCCACGTGCCCGTGCCAGACGAGGAGGCGCGCCGGAAGATCTTCGAGGTCCACACTCAGGACAAGCCGCTGGCCGAGGACGTCGATCTGGACGAACTCGCCGCCGAGACGGACGGCTACGTCGGCGCGGACATCGAGGCGCTGTGCCGCGAGGCTTCGATGGCTGCAAGCCGGGAGTTCATCAACAGCGTCTCGCCGGAGGAGGTCGACGACAGCGTCAGCAACGTCCGGATCGGCCGCGAGCACTTCGAGGACGCGATGGACGAGGTCGGCCCCAGCGTCGATCAGGAGACCCGCGAACGCTACGAGCAGATCGAGGAGCGCTTCGACACGCGTGAGAGCGAACTCGAAGAGAGTGGCAACGTCGGCCGGACCTTCCAGTGA
- a CDS encoding DUF7127 family protein — protein sequence MTATQRLSEDVPVSRYEYEDSVVLAADLGTSDATAEIVGDTVIVVAEPEQYDLDLPEGEDARAFIRNGVLTVEVDR from the coding sequence ATGACTGCAACGCAACGGCTGAGTGAAGACGTGCCGGTGAGCCGCTACGAGTACGAGGACAGCGTCGTTCTCGCGGCCGACCTGGGCACGAGCGACGCCACGGCCGAGATCGTCGGCGACACCGTGATCGTCGTCGCCGAACCCGAACAGTACGATCTGGACCTGCCCGAGGGCGAGGACGCACGAGCGTTTATCAGAAACGGCGTTCTCACTGTCGAGGTGGATCGATGA
- the panB gene encoding 3-methyl-2-oxobutanoate hydroxymethyltransferase: MRAKDIRDRKGDDEPLTMLTAYDAPTAEILEDVGVDMLLVGDSVGNLRLGYDSTLPVTVDQIASHTAAVARVADEPMVVADMPFLSFGVDPDEAIEHAGRMLKEADADAVKLESGPHTVKLTERLTQLGIPVQAHLGLTPQHENETGLFRQGTDESAATQILDLAYKHERAGAFSLVLEHVPANVASEVTDAISIPTIGIGAGPDCDGQVLTVDEVIGLSESVAPFSKAFGDVRGEMRSAVEDYVDAVRSGAFPDDEHSHYEDDLDDIR, translated from the coding sequence ATGCGCGCGAAGGACATCCGGGATCGGAAAGGCGACGACGAGCCGCTGACGATGCTCACGGCCTACGACGCGCCGACGGCCGAGATACTCGAAGACGTCGGGGTCGACATGCTGCTGGTCGGGGACTCGGTCGGGAACCTCCGGCTGGGCTACGACTCGACGCTTCCCGTCACCGTCGATCAGATCGCCAGTCACACGGCCGCGGTCGCGCGGGTGGCCGACGAGCCGATGGTCGTCGCGGACATGCCGTTTCTCTCCTTCGGGGTCGATCCGGACGAGGCGATCGAACACGCCGGTCGGATGCTCAAGGAGGCCGACGCCGACGCCGTCAAACTCGAATCCGGGCCCCACACCGTCAAACTCACCGAACGGCTCACCCAGCTCGGCATCCCCGTTCAGGCGCATCTCGGATTGACCCCACAGCACGAAAACGAGACGGGGCTGTTCCGCCAGGGGACCGACGAGTCCGCCGCGACGCAGATCCTCGATCTGGCGTACAAACACGAGCGAGCGGGCGCGTTCTCGCTGGTACTCGAACACGTTCCCGCGAACGTCGCAAGCGAGGTGACCGACGCCATCTCGATCCCCACGATCGGGATCGGAGCCGGCCCCGACTGCGACGGACAGGTGCTGACGGTCGACGAAGTGATCGGCCTCTCCGAATCGGTCGCGCCCTTCTCGAAGGCGTTCGGTGACGTCCGCGGCGAGATGCGCTCGGCCGTCGAAGACTACGTCGATGCCGTCCGGTCGGGCGCGTTCCCGGACGACGAACACAGCCACTACGAGGACGACCTCGACGACATCCGCTGA